The Suncus etruscus isolate mSunEtr1 chromosome 14, mSunEtr1.pri.cur, whole genome shotgun sequence genome contains a region encoding:
- the LOC126028704 gene encoding leukocyte immunoglobulin-like receptor subfamily A member 6: MSQDSLIPLTALLCLGELNVGTGTPLQAGILPRPTIWADPDSVIPLGSSLTLWCQGTPGAQKYFVYVLGYEGQLNANMIPVSGDKAKYTVTKMDEGSVGRFVCQYCKASGCSMHSNELMLMVTGFHKSSPSLSVLPSSVVPLGQYVTLKCGSPEQFQGFILIREGKPKLTLSQKSHQHPNGQFQALFRVGPREAPDKSGRPSLLSPQGRIVTPGQNLTLQCRSQIAYDTFALSKEGTAGRLLQDPIHDTQARLFQANFTLSPVSVFLGGRYYCYGGHSLTTLWSEPSDPLDILVAGRLPYTPELSVKPGHLVSLGTNITMICVTNNWMDTFLLTKEGLASPLAQVTVDKKYEITEYLFFFYPVTFESSGSYRCYSAHSDNIFSLSYASAPLQLQVSDISISISRSNTGWGLHITDKINSQNICGLHRKENSSPSRGL, translated from the exons GCATCCTCCCCAGGCCTACCATCTGGGCTGATCCAGACTCTGTCATCCCCCTGGGGAGTTCTCTGACCCTCTGGTGTCAGGGGACCCCAGGGGCCCAGaagtattttgtatatgtattagGCTATGAAGGTCAATTGAATGCAAATATGATCCCTGTATCTGGGGACAAAGCAAAGTACACCGTCACGAAGATGGATGAAGGTAGCGTGGGAAGGTTTGTATGTCAGTACTGCAAAGCCTCAGGCTGCTCCATGCATAGTAATGAGCTAATGCTGATGGTTACAG GTTTTCACAAGAGCTCACCATCCCTCTCAGTCCTGCCAAGCTCAGTTGTGCCCCTGGGGCAGTATGTGACCCTGAAGTGTGGCTCACCTGAGCAGTTCCAAGGATTTATTCTGATTAGGGAGGGAAAACCTAAACTCACGTTGAGCCAGAAATCACATCAACACCCCAATGGGCAGTTCCAGGCCCTGTTCCGTGTGGGCCCT AGGGAAGCCCCTG ATAAATCTGGAAGACCCTCCCTGTTAAGTCCACAGGGCCGCATTGTGACCCCAGGACAGAACCTGACCCTGCAGTGTCGCTCTCAGATCGCCTATGACACATTTGCTCTGTCCAAGGAGGGCACTGCCGGGAGGCTCCTCCAGGACCCCATTCACGACACACAGGCCAGGCTCTTTCAGGCAAACTTCACCTTGAGTCCTGTGAGTGTCTTCCTTGGGGGCCGATACTACTGCTATGGTGGACACAGTCTCACCACCCTGTGGTCAGAGCCCAGTGACCCATTGGACATCCTGGTGGCAG GAAGACTCCCGTACACTCCAGAGCTCTCAGTAAAGCCAGGTCACTTGGTATCCCTAGGAACTAATATAACCATGATATGTGTGACAAATAATTGGATGGACACTTTTCTTCTGACCAAGGAGGGTTTAGCCAGCCCTCTGGCACAAGTAACAGTAGATAAAAAATATGAGATAACAGAGTACCTATTTTTCTTCTACCCTGTGACCTTTGAGAGTAGTGGCTCCTACAGGTGCTACAGTGCACACAGTGACAACATCTTCTCGCTGTCTTATGCCAGTGCCCCTCTACAGCTCCAAGTATCAG ATATCAGCATCTCTATCAGTCGTAGCAACACAGGATGGGGCCTTCACATCACAGACAAGATCAATTCTCAGAATATCTGTGGGCTGCACAGAAAAGAGAACAGTTCCCCTTCCCGAGGGCTCTGA